The nucleotide sequence ACCAGCTCCAACTCTTCCCTcgaaaacaaacaagaaattcaTGAACAGAGATTACAAACCAAAAgtggaaacaagaaaaaaaggtaaactgTTAACATTCTGTCATGGTTCTGAGGAAGGCCCAACCCGTCCAGGCCAAAGAAAAACCCCACCTCCCCCAGCTCAGGAAAACCCAggccttctccctgccctgctgcgTTGGCCCAAAGAAAGGCTCCTAAGCCAAGGCAGCCCAAGCCTTCCCTGGCCTGCAGCCCAAAGCAGCTGGTGTTCTGCAGCCCCGCCTTCGCTCCCCCCACGGGGGTTTGTTTTTGGCAGGctggctgcccctgccccagccctgcccagcaaaGGGGCAGTGGCAGAGGCTGGTGGCAGAGCCGGGCTCCCATTtcacagccagcccagagcacccgCCCACCCTCCTGCCAAGAAGCAGCTTGGCAGCCGGCTGAAGAATTCCTCAGGTTCCCCGCCAGCAAAGGGGGAACCTTGGGTGCCCAGTCAGGCTGAGCAATGCCCGCGTCCGGGAGCACCCCCTGGGTGTGGACTCATCTGCAAACGGCGTGTGGAGCACGGCTTGGAGGAAGGGGCCAGAATCAAAGTCCATCATCCTCAGCTCGCCGGCGTCCGGGTCAGCTAAGAGCTTGTCATCCTTGACGTCGTCCTCCATGTCTCCAGCAGCAGGCCCACCCGGCACAGCTTCTCCAGAggccccttctccttccctgggggCCAGACCAGGCTGTCAGCGTTCTGCCGAGGGCCCAGCTGTCTGTGAAGCGGGACCAGCAAAACCAGGTTGGATGGTGGCCACCAGCAGCACTTGGAAGAGCGGGtctgcagcccagctccagcacaaaGAGGGGCGTGTTCCCGTGTGATGACCCCCCCCCAGTGCTACAGGTTGACAAAAAAgtctggttttctttgcttctaTTGCCAAGAGATGTGTGGAGGTGTTACTTGCCAGGCCCCTGGATCAAAGTGAGCACGTGGATCTCTCCCGTCTTCTAGGGCAGGGGAATGCTCTGCACCCAAGGATGGCACAAAAGGTCTTCCAATGCTGGCCTGTCCGAGGGGCGGATGGACAAACACCACCTGATAAGGTCCTGGCAGCCTGGGGGGAAAATGGCCGGTCAGTTGGAGAAGGatcctgtcccctctgtcccactGTCCAcgtgcccaggctgtgctggctgtgctcagaGTTGTGCCCAAACTTCTCCATCGATTCTCCCTTTTGGAGGAGAGCAGGATGGCAGGACACAGGCCACCTCCTCCAGCCACCCATGGGACACAAACAGCTTCAAGAGCGGCGTCCTCGTGAGCCCGCTGCCCTCTCCCAACACCGTTATTCTCCCTGTGCCACAAAGATCGGTATCCACCTTCAGAGACCCGTGGTGGGAACAGGAGCTGGTCCCAGATGGTCTTGGGGCCTTTGCAGAAAGGGTGCTTCCCGCAGACCATCTGGTAGAGCAGGATGCCCAGGGACCAGATGGTCGCCTCCTCGCCGTGGTAGCGTTTCAGGTAGATCCACTCTGGCGGGCTGTATGACAGTGTTCCTACGGAATACAGACGCAGTTCATCAGCTGGATGCTGCCTGTTCCCAGAGCCTCACCCCAGCATCCCTGGCAATGTGGGGCCTGCCCCAGTGGCACACGCTGTGACCCACTGCCTTCTCGCCGGCCCCTGACTCTTGGTTACAAACTCGGGGTTGGAGAAGAAGCCGCTGGTGTCCAAGAGGGCAGCGGAAGCCCTGGCAAGGCCCAACCATCACATGCAAGGGAAAAACCCCTCCAGTGGTGGGGCAAAGCCGTGCCTTCTCCCCGCCCCACTGCACTGCCCCCAACAATTCATCCTAAGCCAAGGCAAACAAGGCAAGCAGAGCAGCCCAAGCCCTTCCTCGCCTGCACACCAAGCCAGCTGGTGCACAGTTCTGACCCTCTTCTCTGCTACCCTCCCGGGGGTTTTGCTCAGGCTggctcccccctgccccacacccAGCCCGGGACAGGGTGGGTGGCACAGGCTGTCGGCAAGGCCAGGGTCTTTCTCACAATAACCCCCCGGCCCCATCCAAAAGCAACTTGGCTGAAGAACTAATCCTGTTCCCCCTCGGCCAAAGGGGCGATCTCCGGTGCCACACCCGGGCATGGCCATGCGATGCCCGGCACCAGGAGCATCCCCCGGCTGTGGGCTCACCTGCAAACCGGGTGTAGACCGTGTCCCGAAGGAAGGTGCCGCATCCAAAGTCCAGGAGCTTGGTCTCGCCGGTGGCCAGGTGGAGGAGGATGTTCTGGGGCTTGATGTCCCGGTGCAGGACGCCGCAGCTGGTGCAGTGCCGCACGGCCTGCAGCACCTGGCGGAACAGCCCCCACGTCATCTCCTCCGGCAGGAACCCCCACGCCCTGATTAAGCCAGAGAGGTCCTGAGACGGCTTCGGATGCTCCATCACCAACAAGAAACCGTTGGGGAGCTCGAACCACTCCAGCAGCCGGATGACACCAGCAAAGCCATTGGACACCTTGTCCAGCAGCACGATCTCCAGGGGGGCCCGGGTGCCGTCAGGCTGCGGGGGGACCACGGGGTCGTCAGTGGGGCTGATGCCGTGCCTGTCTGCCTGCTACCCCTCCGCCAGCCCTGGATGCTCCCCGGCCCCCACCGAGCCCACGCCCACTGTCCCTCCCGAGAGGGAGAGTCCCGGCGGCTTCCACCCTGCCGGGCCTCGGCTCGtccccgcccggcccgccccgccccgcttTCTCCCGCTGGCCCCGCTCGCTCACCAGCTCGCCCAACCGCCGGATGCCATCCCGGGACACGGCTTTGATGGCCACCTGCAAGCCAAGGGCAACGGCGGCTTGAGCTCGCCGCCCGGCccgctctcctcctccccctcctcctcctccctcctccccctcctcctcctgctccactcACCGGGGCTCCGTCCGCCAGGCGGGTCCCCGCGTAGACGCGCCCGAAGCCGCCGCTGCCCAGCAGCGAACGCAGCCGGTAGCGCTCGTGCAGCGGCTCCTTGGCCTTCGGGGCGGGCGAGACGTGGCCGTCAGCGTTCGGGCCGGGGCCCGGCACGGCCCCCGAGCGCCCCTCGAGCGGCTCGGGCCGGGCTTTCCCAGCCGCAGCGGCCAGCGGCGGCTCGCTGCCGGCGGCCGAGCTGGCGAGCGGCGGAGCTCCGGCCGGGGAAGCCGCCGACGAGGCGGCAGCGGCCGCGGCGGCCGCGtcccccgccggccccggcaGGCGCCGGGCTCGAGCCAGGCGGAGCCAAGGGGCGGCGAGGCCGAGCCCGTCCCAcaggcagccccacagcagcgCCCAGCAGCGCCACAGCCGGCGCGCCGGGAGCCGGGCGAGGCCGGCACCGCGCCGGGCCACCCAGGAACGGGGacggggcggccccgcccggcAGAGGGGAACGGCCGGGGCCATGGCCCGGGCCGGCAAGGGGATGGGGAGACCgggaaggggacagggacaccggcacagggacacggggacagggacaccggCACAGGGACACCGGCACAGGGACACCggcacagggagaggaggaggaagagcacgAGCAAGAGTCAGAGCGAGAGCGCGTCGCTAGAGTcgctgctgccgccgctgctgccgccgaAGCGCTGGGGCCGTTGGTCCGTTGGTCTGTTTGTCCGTTCCCCGTTGGCCCCCGCGAGCCccgggggcagccccggccgcTCCGCTCCCAACCAGCCCCGGCCGCAGTCACGGAGCTCCCCTTCCTCCCGCCCCCACGCCAAGACCACGGGCTTTTGGAGCTGCTTCGCTTTAGTTCAACTTCTTTGCTGCCAACTTTGCAGCTTCCCGCCGCTGCTCGGACCCCATCCCGGAGGACGATCGGCAGGGGAAACGCAGCCCTTCGGGGCAGCGCTGCTCCCCGACCACACCAGggctcttcctcttttcctgcccGCTTCGAGGGAAAATCGGCGACTGCAGAGAGGATCACGAAGAAGAGAATTAGAAGACTCTTCTTGCTGCCATTTGGATGCCAGTCCCTCCTAATAAATGCAGGCTTAATTTGGAATGGACACGATGTAGCAGCTTTTTCAGCACCCAATATTTAACAGCTGCCTTTCAGGGGACaatgggaaaagggggggagaaCGGGGCAAAAGGGGGCCTGGAACCTCCAAAGGGACCGAGGAAGGGGCTGAGACTGTGAAAccgagcagggcagggggaagaaacaCCCTCAAACcgagctggggggggctggggaatgtggggatgatgggaaaggggtgggagaggggagaaaaggggtGTTGGACAgtgggcagagggacagagggcagggggTTCCCACATgggtcccccctgtcccccatcACTTGAGCCCTGGAGCGGttccctggggctctgggagggggCAGATCCGCACTGGGAATGTCCACTGCTTCTGTAACCCTTTGTGTGCTTGCTCTGGTCACGATTGCCCACAGGTGCCCAACccccctgtccatccctgggGGGCTGATGGGGGACTCCCCCACCCAGTaactggtgctgcagcagctgtggggcagaggggggtgggaaaggggggtCCGGGGTGGCCCCCTGAGCTCCCAACctgctgggggggctgagggctgctgggggggcacCCCCTGACCTGTGTCCCTGCACACACGGGGCTGTTCCAGGTCCTGGGAAAAGCCGAGTGAACGGCCCCGACCGGGAGAGGTTCCTGCCCGGGTACATCTACAactgggagcagctcaggaTCTTCAGCAGAGATTTGGGCACCTGGGGGGGGACACCCTGTGTGGGGAGACCCAGgccaggcactggaacagccaAGGGGAGTTCCTGGAGAACAGACAGGATCAGGGGACATGAACTGCTGGCACAACTACGAGAATGTGGCCCCATTTGCCCAGCCTGGGAACCCCCATTTTGGGGTAAtctcccccaaatcctcccaaatATTCCCCTGAATCCCCAAatgcccccaaatcccagtaAAATGGTGAGGCTTTAGATGTCTTTGTTGaatgtctttgttttaaatttaacaaaTCAGCTCTTCCCACTGAATTTCCCAGGTCAGTTTGTGACCCCCTGGATGTTTCTCCCACTGTGTTCACCCGGGTGCCTGCGGGGAACAAGGAGGATGTGGAGACCACCAGCCAGGTGTCTTCCCAACGTGGATGCTCCAATGGGTGATGGAGTTGGAGCAGCAGACAAAGCTCTTCCCACAGTCAAGGCACCTTTAGGGCTTCCCTTACTGGTGGGTCCGTTGGTGTGAGGTCAAGCCAGAGCTCGgggtgaagctcttcccacactcctcacacttgtagggcctctccccTGTGTGTGTCCACTGATGCTTGAGGAGATCTGAGCTGGTTTgaaagctcttcccacactcagaacacttgtagggccgttccctGGTGTGGATCTTCTGGTGGCAGATCAGGCTGGAGCTGTcgctgaagctcttcccacattccccacacgtgTAGGGCCTTCCCCcactgtggatgtgctggtggtAGATCAGGTGAGAGCTCtggctgaagctcttcccacactccccacaccTGTAAGGGCCTCTCCCCGctgtggatgcgctggtgggtgacaaggtgggagTTGCagttgaagctcttcccacagtgGGTGCAGAGGAAGGGTCTCTCATCTGTGTGAGTCCGCTCATGCAGGAGGAGATTCCCGCTGCtctgaaacctct is from Chiroxiphia lanceolata isolate bChiLan1 unplaced genomic scaffold, bChiLan1.pri scaffold_52_arrow_ctg1, whole genome shotgun sequence and encodes:
- the LOC116781668 gene encoding serine/threonine-protein kinase pim-2-like isoform X1, whose product is MAPAVPLCRAGPPRPRSWVARRGAGLARLPARRLWRCWALLWGCLWDGLGLAAPWLRLARARRLPGPAGDAAAAAAAASSAASPAGAPPLASSAAGSEPPLAAAAGKARPEPLEGRSGAVPGPGPNADGHVSPAPKAKEPLHERYRLRSLLGSGGFGRVYAGTRLADGAPVAIKAVSRDGIRRLGELPDGTRAPLEIVLLDKVSNGFAGVIRLLEWFELPNGFLLVMEHPKPSQDLSGLIRAWGFLPEEMTWGLFRQVLQAVRHCTSCGVLHRDIKPQNILLHLATGETKLLDFGCGTFLRDTVYTRFAGTLSYSPPEWIYLKRYHGEEATIWSLGILLYQMVCGKHPFCKGPKTIWDQLLFPPRVSLEAVCVPWVAGGGGLCPAILLSSKRENRWRSLGTTLSTASTAWARGQWDRGDRILLQLTGHFPPRLPGPYQVVFVHPPLGQASIGRPFVPSLGAEHSPALEDGRDPRAHFDPGAWQTAGPSAER
- the LOC116781668 gene encoding serine/threonine-protein kinase pim-1-like isoform X2; protein product: MAPAVPLCRAGPPRPRSWVARRGAGLARLPARRLWRCWALLWGCLWDGLGLAAPWLRLARARRLPGPAGDAAAAAAAASSAASPAGAPPLASSAAGSEPPLAAAAGKARPEPLEGRSGAVPGPGPNADGHVSPAPKAKEPLHERYRLRSLLGSGGFGRVYAGTRLADGAPVAIKAVSRDGIRRLGELPDGTRAPLEIVLLDKVSNGFAGVIRLLEWFELPNGFLLVMEHPKPSQDLSGLIRAWGFLPEEMTWGLFRQVLQAVRHCTSCGVLHRDIKPQNILLHLATGETKLLDFGCGTFLRDTVYTRFAGTLSYSPPEWIYLKRYHGEEATIWSLGILLYQMVCGKHPFCKGPKTIWDQLLFPPRVSLEAVCVPWVAGGGGLCPAILLSSKRENRWRSLGTTLSTASTAWARGQWDRGDRILLQLTGHFPPRLPGPYQVVFVHPPLGQASIGRPFVPSLGAEHSPALEDGRDPRAHFDPGA